GATCCGCGCCCAACCGCAAGGAGAGAACGAACCGGATCCTCGTCCGACGAGGACGACAACACGAAAACCCTAGACAACACTGCGGATCTTTGGTCCCTCCTCGAGCGAAAGTTCCGACCCACTACCGTAGAAACACCGGCCTCCACCGATCTCCGCCTACAGATCAACTCAAATCGAGCCGCGAGAACTTCAGCACAAGAGTCCTCTCACCAGCAGCCCGCTGAAAAGCCGAACTGCGATTTGCGAGACAAACTCAACGCGAAGATCGGTGATCTGCGGACAACCCTCAACCGCAAGAAAAGGGATACTGCCGAAACGAGTAACGACCTTCGCGACACCCTCCGTGCAAGGCGCGCACAGGCTCGTCCCCGAATAAATGTTATCATGGGTGGATCACCCCCTTGCGGTGATTCGGTTAGAGCAGTCAAGGACCATAGAAGGCAAGCCACCACTTCCCAACGATGGCCCCAGAAGCAAGTAGACGATCAGCCGATTATCTTTTCGTCTGACGATACATTCGGCGTGCACCTTCCTCATAACGATCCTTTACTCGTCGTGCTCGGTGTCGACAAGTACGACGTCACTAAAGTTCTTATCGATACCGGGAGCTCTGTCGATATCATCTTTCGCGAAACTCTCGTGAAAATGGGAATCGATCTCAACGACGTCAAGCCTTCTACTCGGACCCTGACAGGATTCAACGGCTCGTCAGAGGTAATCGCAGGCACGATCCGCCTCTCGGTTCATGCATGCGGAGTCACGCGAACGGTCAAGTTCTCTGTGGTTGGCTCCAAAGCTCCTTACCACGTTATACTTGGCACCCCATGGCTACATTCGATGCGAGCAATCAcatcaacgtaccatcagtgtGTTAAGTTCCCAGGATCAGACGGATCGATCAAGACTCTGAAAGGCGACCAGCAGGCTGCGCGAGATCTCCTAATCGCCACGGTTAAAATTCAGCGCTCCCAGTCACTCGTCAACTCAGTCTCTCCTCCCGCGAGCAAAGTTTGTCCACAAAAGGAGGAAGTTCTGGAAGTACCAGTTGACGACTCGGACCCGAGCAAATCTGTCCGAGTAGGCGCATTTCTACCCGACGAGATGCAACAGAAGATCCTCGAGTTCCTTAAGCAGAACCTGTCCTCATTCGCCTGGACGATGTCCGATATGAAAGGAATCGATCCAGCTATCACGACTCACGAACTCAATGTCGACCCCAACTTCAAGCCCATCCgacagaagagaagaaagttgggACCGGAGCGGTCTAAAGCAGTCGCAGAAGAAGTTGAGCGTCTACTCGGCGCCGGCTCGATCACCGAAGTTCGTTACCCGGAATGGTTAGCCAACCCGGTAGTcgttaaaaagaaaaacggtaaatggcgcgtctgcgtcgattttaccgacctcaacaaagcatgtcctAAGGACAGCTATCCGTTACCTAGCATCGATCGCCTAGTCGAATCGACGGCCGGTAACGAGATGTTGACGTTTATGGATGCCTTCTCGGGCTacaaccagatcctaatgcatccGGACGACCGGGAGAAAACTGCTTTCATCACTGATCGGGGAACCTACTGTTATAAGGTGATGCCATTCGGGTTGAAAAACGCTGGAGCAACCTACCAGCGGCTTGTCAACCGGATGTTCGCCGACCAGCTTGGGAAGACAATGgaagtctatatcgacgacatgctcgtcaaatccCTCCGAGCCGACAACCACTTAGCACACTTAAAGGAATGCTTCGCAATCCTAAACAAGTACGGGATGAAGTTGAATCCCGCAAAGTGCACCTTTGGCGTCTCCTCGGGTGAATTCCTTGGTTACATTGTCACGCAACGAGGAATAGAAgctaacccgaaacagatctcaGCAGTCCTAAATCTCCCCAGTCCGAGAAACTGCCGTGAGGTGCAGAGACTAACAGGACGCATCGCCGCACTTAATCGCTTTATCTCCCGATCTACTGACAAGTGTCTCCCCTTCTATGATCTCCTCcgagggaacaagaagttcatCTGGGACGACAAATGCGAGGATGCATTCGTTCAACTCAAGCAGTACTTGATGACTCCTCCCGTCTTGGCCAAACCGGACGTAGGAGACGTCCTCTCTCTCTATATCGCTGTCTCCTCAGCGGCTGTCAGTAGCGTCCTAATCAAAGAGGACCGTGGCGAGCAACGTCCGATATTTTACACGAGCAGACGGATGACCGGTCCGGAGACCAGATACCCAACCCTCGATAAACTGGCTCTGGCCGTCGTTGATTCTGCaaggaaattacgaccctacttccaaTCACACTCTATTGAAGTGTTGACCGACCAACCGCTCCGCACTGTcctgcaaaatcccaacagagccGGCCGGTTGACTAAGTGGGCAATCGAGCTAAGCGAGCTTGATATTACGTACAAATGCCGAACAGCCGCCAAATCTCAGgtcctcgccgacttccttgtCGAGCTCACACCAGATCTTGCACAAGACCTCGACGTCCCAAGCCCCAATTGGATTCTTCATGTCGATGGATCATCAACAAGCAAAGGATCCGGTGCGGGAGTCCAGCTTCAATCGCCGACGGGAGAACTCATTCGCCAGTCTTTCAGTTTCGGCTTTCCGGCCTCTAACAACGAAGCAGAGTACGAGTCGTTGATCGCCGGTCTCCGTCTCGCCCAAGCCGTCAAATCCAAACGCTTGAGTGCTTATTGCGACTCACAGCTCGTCGCTAGCCAGTTCAGCGGCGACTATGATGCTCGCAATGATAGAATGGATGCGTATCTCCGGGTGGTTCAGGGGCTTGCTAGGGAATTCGATTTCTTCGAACTCACCAAGGTTCCCCGAGGAGAGAACGTTTGCGCCGACGCCTTAGCCGCACTCGGGAGCAAACTCCACGACCAGGTCAGGAGGACGATACCCATACACCGAATTGATCGACCGAGCATCGATCCTGCTTCCGACGAAAGCCTTCCCATCGCTCCAATCTTTGCGACAACGAGACAATCCACCACCGATCAAGCTGACACTGAGATGCCCGATCATGACGACACCCCAGTCGATTGGCGAGCCAAGTTCCTAGATTATCTCATACGTGAAGAACTGCCAAAAGATAAGTGGGCAGCGAGACGCCTGAAGAGACGCAGCGCCCACTACGTCATCATGAACGACGAACTTCACCGAGTAACCGCGAACAAGGTCCTCTTAAAGTGCATCCAGGGCGATGAAGTGCGACGAGTAATGGCTGAAACTCACGACGGAGCAGGAGGAAACCACTCGGGAGGCCGAGCTCTTGCCCTTAAAGTTCGAAGCCTGGGATTCTTTTGGCCATCTATGAATACCGACTGCGAAGCATACGCCCGTCGGTGTGACAAATGCCAGCGTCACGCTCCGAGCATCCACAGTCCCACCGAGCTGTTGCGGACATCTGCCGCCCCTTATCCGTTCATGCGGTGGGGGATGGACATCATCGGGCCAATGCCGAACTCACGCCAACGTCGTTTCATCCTGGTC
The sequence above is drawn from the Raphanus sativus cultivar WK10039 unplaced genomic scaffold, ASM80110v3 Scaffold4256, whole genome shotgun sequence genome and encodes:
- the LOC108833890 gene encoding uncharacterized protein LOC108833890 is translated as MAQTKDQSLKDYMEKFKTIVSRVDVPDHIAIDALMNTLLVNSKFRKDLYSNPTTSLPDAIARSHNFIRMEEDTKAIIRKQNAAKPAAAKSAGARTEPRQHAPARDRLSRCVSQYPECWYRVAKVDSATGPTRTPIDLTKHCKYHDVKGHDTTECKSLYAQFLSSIESGDYKIQPPKPKPKGENSWSRNKDKKAQRKSQGKNRKNDKQSKDTEKAARETDDDDDSADDDQPTNRQRIEFRPTTVETPASTDLRLQINSNRAARTSAQESSHQQPAEKPNCDLRDKLNAKIGDLRTTLNRKKRDTAETSNDLRDTLRARRAQARPRINVIMGGSPPCGDSVRAVKDHRRQATTSQRWPQKQVDDQPIIFSSDDTFGVHLPHNDPLLVVLGVDKYDVTKVLIDTGSSVDIIFRETLVKMGIDLNDVKPSTRTLTGFNGSSEVIAGTIRLSVHACGVTRTVKFSVVGSKAPYHVILGTPWLHSMRAITSTYHQCVKFPGSDGSIKTLKGDQQAARDLLIATVKIQRSQSLVNSVSPPASKVCPQKEEVLEVPVDDSDPSKSVRVGAFLPDEMQQKILEFLKQNLSSFAWTMSDMKGIDPAITTHELNVDPNFKPIRQKRRKLGPERSKAVAEEVERLLGAGSITEVRYPECYPLPSIDRLVESTAGNEMLTFMDAFSGYNQILMHPDDREKTAFITDRGTYCYKVMPFGLKNAGATYQRLVNRMFADQLGKTMEVYIDDMLVKSLRADNHLAHLKECFAILNKYGMKLNPAKCTFGVSSGEFLGYIVTQRGIEANPKQISAVLNLPSPRNCREVQRLTGRIAALNRFISRSTDKCLPFYDLLRGNKKFIWDDKCEDAFVQLKQYLMTPPVLAKPDVGDVLSLYIAVSSAAVSSVLIKEDRGEQRPIFYTSRRMTGPETRYPTLDKLALAVVDSARKLRPYFQSHSIEVLTDQPLRTVLQNPNRAGRLTKWAIELSELDITYKCRTAAKSQVLADFLVELTPDLAQDLDVPSPNWILHVDGSSTSKGSGAGVQLQSPTGELIRQSFSFGFPASNNEAEYESLIAGLRLAQAVKSKRLSAYCDSQLVASQFSGDYDARNDRMDAYLRVVQGLAREFDFFELTKVPRGENVCADALAALGSKLHDQVRRTIPIHRIDRPSIDPASDESLPIAPIFATTRQSTTDQADTEMPDHDDTPVDWRAKFLDYLIREELPKDKWAARRLKRRSAHYVIMNDELHRVTANKVLLKCIQGDEVRRVMAETHDGAGGNHSGGRALALKVRSLGFFWPSMNTDCEAYARRCDKCQRHAPSIHSPTELLRTSAAPYPFMRWGMDIIGPMPNSRQRRFILVLTDYFTKWIEAEAFSQVTDKEVRTFVWKNIICRHGLPYEIITDNGSQFMSGNFKEFCNKWNIRLSPSTPRYPQGNGQAESSNKIIIDGIKKRLDLKKGHWADELDGVLWSHRTTPRGATKSTPFSLAYGMEAMAPAEVNVTSLRRVKMPQFVELNQDMLLDALDELEEKRDQALLRIQNYQNQIESYYNKKVKARPLELGDLVLRKVFDNTKELNAGKLGTNWEGPYKITRVVRPGVYRLETSRGEAVPRAWNSMHLRLFYQ